tattcttgaaaatatattcatataaTATTTGCAGATCAAAAAATGATGGCACATAAAAGCTTTTAAATCGCAAGATCAGTTGGAAGAAATCCAAAAGCTAAGAAAGACTATTTGAAGAGGTCACTACAAAATTCCTATAAAGACTTCTaacgattttttaagaaaaaaaaataaaagtttttcatcaaaaaataaatattttctgaagaaaaaaaaatacctataaatatttatcaaaatcatttaaaaagaaCTATACTTTTTAGGCGAAGCTCCTTATACAGATAAACAGACTCACGAGATCCATTTTACTCGAAATCTTTATCATCGTACATTCATCTTCATGTCGGTTATATCTCTCAATTTGTCTTAATTATAGTGTTTATATCGAAAgcaaaaatgaaatacaaaattagttcaaaatagtttttattacaATAAAAGACAACAATTTAGAATTCAAATTAAGATCGCATTTTTATATGTAAACTATACATCCAGTCACATTATCCAGAGTCGCAAATAAGAATAAACAATTAAAGACAATAAGATAACAATTCACTCATTTTGCAAGGCTTATCACAGCATTCATGTGCAACTCCGTGTCTGCGTCGCCGGATCTTTGCTAAACCGCTATTTTCCATGCTTGTCAAGAATGGTAACATATCAAGACTCAAGCCAAAATTGAAGTCTTCGTCTGTGTTTTCGATACTAAAGTCTTCATCAAGATTTACTATAAGTATATTTGATTAAAAGATTATATTGTTTCTGCTcgaatggaaaatattttacttaCATCCgcttcgtttttttattttgtatcctcCAAAACCGTTTGGACACATCATTTCCATGGTTTTTCTCAATCCTTGGCCACACATCCTTTGTTCCCCAACTGAAAAATCCATTATTGCCAAGCAAACGACAAACAGAAGTACTGCTCCGATTCCagaatagatttttgaaaatgtcaTTGTTGGATTTTGTTACTAGTAGAAGCTGTTACTGATGCTGTGACTGTAGGATCTTAACTAATGATACATCTTCAGTGTTCCCAGCTCTTTATATATCgtttttgaaaacaatgtaTCCCCCCAAATGCATTCCATTGTTTCTGATTTCAAGTGGTTTATTAACGA
This DNA window, taken from Episyrphus balteatus chromosome 2, idEpiBalt1.1, whole genome shotgun sequence, encodes the following:
- the LOC129912796 gene encoding probable insulin-like peptide 5, translated to MTFSKIYSGIGAVLLFVVCLAIMDFSVGEQRMCGQGLRKTMEMMCPNGFGGYKIKKRSGLNLDEDFSIENTDEDFNFGLSLDMLPFLTSMENSGLAKIRRRRHGVAHECCDKPCKMSELLSYCL